From Palaemon carinicauda isolate YSFRI2023 chromosome 41, ASM3689809v2, whole genome shotgun sequence:
CTTCTTGTGTCTCATTCATGAGCAGGGTTGAAGTCGACTCGACCCTCATCCTGTTTGCCCCTCATATCCTGACAAGAGATGTTCCGTGGAATCTCCATGTTAGAATTGTATGGAGTAACTGTCCTCCCAATGGGAGAGATATTGTTCTCAATGTAAGAAAAGAGCTAAGAGAGATAATTCTACTTCCTTGTCTTCTTCCAGCAATGATAGGAAATGTAAGCTCGTTTCTGCTCACAAGGTTATTCCCCAACCTTCTTTGTGTCAGGAGCCCTCTGAGGCCCCTGGCACGGAGGACGATGTCGATAATGTAGATATTGAGGAtcataattttgttaatattttatcacCCAATACTGCAATGATGTTCTGGATGATGATCTTAAGTTGATGTTTGTGACTGATCCTGTGAATACGGCCTCCTAAGCTGAATGTGATCCCAGTATCCTTGGTACCTGATTTTTTTCTGCCATGCAAAGATCTCCCATGACTCACACTAGTGTTTCGAGTAGTGAGCCCTATAGTCATAGATGTTACCATTTTGTTTAAACTGTCGAAGACCTGATCCCTCAAAGGAAGCTTACAGGCTCCTTCATTTGGTTTGTCCCAGGAGAAAAACTTGCCAGTACCTCTGCAGAATATGAACTATCACAGATGTGTATATAGTCATATGCATGTTAATTACATATAGTATGGTGCTGTATTACTATACTCGGATTATATCAGTCCCTATGTAGAGTATGGTCTGAGGACATTTATATAATGTTTCCCAGTCaattataatttagatatttgtATACTGTACTTGTGAAAAGAGCATACCAGTCTCTTTGTAAATTATGGTCCGACAGTTTTTACTCAGACCAGACTATGCCAGACCATGAGGTCTGTCACGGATTTTATGTCCCCTTTGATGATCTAGCAGGTTCAACCATACCTCTAAGGTCAGttttgagagaccagaccaagactggacccctataagCTTTCTTCTTTATTACTGTATcattgtaaatacatttatatacagtgtatatatatatatatatatatatatatatatatatatatatattattactattagtcctttattttcatcttattttagaGCCAAATTTATACAAATCAATTTTGCAGTAGCTGGATCTTTCCCTTTAGTCTTgaatttagatatataaaaaaaatctcatgaGGATGAAAATAGCaaataagctatggtaagcagctcttctaagggaaggacactccaaaatcaaaccattgttctctaatcttgggtagtgccatagcctctgtaccatggtcttcccctgtcttttgggttagagttctcttgcttgagagtacacttgggcacactattctatcttatttctcttcctcttggttcggtaaagtttttatagtttatatttattttaatcttgttgctcttcttaaaatatttcatttttcttttgtttcctttcttcaatgagctattttccctgttggagcccctgggcttatagcatcctgcttttccaactagggttgtagcttagcaagtaataataataatgaaaataaagggattttgacgaaggaaaaatctatttctgggggacAGACCCgtgttgcccagtgaaatgctcctttagcaccatttctaaggtatataactgctatatattaccagagaaaaaattgcatagggatgccaggttgaacccagctcgctcacctatataaggtgtcgatataatactggggcgtgataaatcacaaccagaggcctcgcaccatttagatatctcctgtcaaaatccccgaacagcgaggtgccgttcaacatcccactactactagcaatcccacgccagtgacgtcactccttttttagCACGCAATTTGATAGCCGTATTTTACCTTGTGTGTGTTTTTCgctggtttttttctggatttacctcaagatgtcggactccacaaTGTATTATATTTACTGTAATGTTCAAGATTAGTAATGACATCTGATCATCATTATGTAATTCCTGTATTTGTTTGTTAAAAGTGAATTTTTTTGCAGGTTATGTTTGAGAAATATGGCTTTGCTGGAGCGTTTGTAGCCATCCAGGCTGTGCTAACTTTGTATGCTCAGGGTCTGCAGTCTGGTGTTGTTGTAGACTCGGGGGATGGAGTTACTCACATCTGTCCTGTGTACGAAGGTTTCACTCTTCCTCAGATCAGGTAACGTAGAGAGTAAGGTGAAATTCACAGTCCCATTTGACTTGAGAAtaatcttagaattttttttttttaacccttttacccccaggctatttggaactctccaagccttaacccccaagggtaatttttttttttcaagcacattttgcagtatattttttttaaattgctctaacagccttaattttcatcatagagaggtcaggttggtctccttctcttggaaaatgcctgaagtttctcaaaaattaccaaaaaattaaaaaaaaaatgtaaatggcagttttttgcaaggacgtacaggtacgtccatgggggtaaagggatgagttttgtgaaacgtaccagtacgtccatgggggtaaagggatgagttttgtgaaacgtaccagtacatcctttgggggtaaaagggttaaaatgattCTCTCAGTTTTGGCTATCATCCCATAAAAcatctgaaattattattaattggcAATTGTGAATTGGATGGACCACGCGTTAGTTACGTTGAAGTTATCAACATATCCCTGAAGAGGAGATAGTAACCTATCCCTTATCTATTCAATTATAACTTTAGTGGAtattatgtacagtactgtatagtaagaAAAACTAGATTTTAATCATAAAATTCATTTATgtgctcacctgatgttcatattgctttctcTATTATTATTGACTCAATGTCGATGTTACCCCCAAAAAATAGCACACAGAAAGGGATAAAATCAAAGTGAAATGTAAATAAGCTAAGATATTTAGATAAAATAGTGAAAGGAAGGAAAATGAAGGGATAGATTAAAATTTAATGCAATGAGAAAGTAGAAAGAAATTATAATTAAGTAAATATTAATCATGATttgattactgtatatattttaaaatgaattataaaatgaaAGTAGAGGTATAAGAATTTGCGACTTAGAAGAGGATAGAATGAAATTTACTAGTAGTTTATTTAGTTATAAATTATTTACAGGTTTGATTATGAAAGGGGATAAAATAAGTCTTTTTTGCATtgtactgtacaattatatattataCTGGCAATATTGATAaccccattatctctctctctctctctctctctctctctctctctctctctctctctctctctctctctctctctctctctctttcttttatgaatttaggtgtttttatattattataagctTGAGTAATTTTAATTCAGATAAAGTGTGTTATTTCAGGTTGCTTAATAATGAAGTTTGAATTTATATACAATTTCTGATAATTTTGATAGCTATTTGTCTgcgaaaaaaaaagattcattcacAGTATATTTAAAAAGAAAGCACTTTAAACATATCATAACatgataataagaaatattttcaactttacataataataataatccatttgaAAATTGAATACCTCAGTCAAACTGAAATAAAGTTTTCCTTCTCAGCAATTACCAAGttaatggaaaataatttttttttcttttttttttcctgtatcacAACTTTACAGGCGATTAGATATAGCTGGGCGTGATATTACAGTCTACTTGATCAAGCTTCTCTTGCTAAGAGGCTACGCATTCAACCACTCCGCTGACTTTGAAACCGTACGCATGATGAAAGAGAAACTCTGCTACGTTGGCTACAATATCGAACAGGAACAGAAACTTGCAACAGAAACAACTGTATTGGTTGAAAACTATCAACTTCCTGATGGACGCATCATTAAGGTATGAAGAGATTTAAGTGTCATATTTAGTTAAAAGATTTTTGCACTGGTTGTTCAGATGATAAAGTTGATATGTAGTGTTAAGATGTATTCTTtatcatgtttctctttttctgtattATTAGATACTAGTGAACACAcgtatacacacccacacccatacgcaaattcaacccttcccacccactccccctttatcctaactacaacccgctgcttcagcaatttgtgggagagtgtacatctcggggtaccctctctcctcatggtatgactactccctttcccccctgagcatgacaggaaagaaatgtatatttatatatacagccaggcacttgctctttattatataagggagattattatttcAACTAACTATCCTAATATTCATATGCTTAATGCTTTCAGATGTAAGCCAATTACAGAAATTTGAAAGAAAAGAATTTGCTAGAATAAAAGTAGTTCAGCTAGCCATTCTTTGCAACTCTACCTCTCACTGCCCCCCAATTTTCAAAGGCATAGAAATTAAGGATGTATTGCAACTTTTAAGACATTAGTCACCTGTCTTGTTATTGGAATTTGGAGGGAAATAAAACTTCACAAATTTTGTCTCAAATTACTTGCAATATTCAAAGCACTACCAGTTAAAAGTTCAggagcaaggtagaatgaaatacaACACCCTCTTCCTCCTTGCAATAAAGCTCCTTTATTAGTAGGAGAAGAATAATACTCTGAGCTCTTAGTTTTTTGCTGGAAAAATGAAATCTTGGCAGATCAATTAAGCAGACAAGACCAATACCTTGCAACGGAGGGGTCATTACTCCCCATGATATCCTCAGTTTTGACATTTCCCAAGTCTCTCAATTGAAACTTGGAGGGTTTTGCTCTCCAGTTCTAGACCCTCTTGCCTAGCCAGTGGTCATCTTTCTTCAGAATCGTCACATCTGGAGTTTTATGCCTTTGCCCCATTCGCTCTAATAAGGAAGAGTGTCTCAAAGCTCATAGCTTTGATCAATTCTGGGATgactttcattactttatttttaatgCCAGAAAGGGGAGGCATTCCTGGATATAAGACCTATCTTGAAAGATTTGCCCAGATCATTACCTTACAGTGAAGATCTGCTCAAACAGCCTCACCATTTCCATTGTCTATACCTAAGACTTAATCTTTCAATCCTTTGCTCCGGGCAAAAGGCTTTTTGAGCCCCTTTAGgtcatctttcatttcttttaaaaGAGGATCTGCCTATATCAGGCCACCATTTACAGTAGTCAGTTACCAATGATGCCCCTTAGATAATACTGGTAGTTAACTTTTTCCATTTCCTCAGATATGCCAAGAATACTGTTTGAGGTGCACTGTAGGCTTTACATGAAGGTCTATGTAACATTCCTTCGGCACCTAgctacattttatttatttctagccTTCTGCTTTACCTCCCTTCCTAGTTCCTTTCCTCCTCCTTGCTGTCTAACCTTTTCAAATTTTACTTTATAGTGCAACCATCGGGTTTTCCCCTCGTTACACTAGGCCCCCAAGCGTCCTCACAGTCCCCAGTGCCATACTGTATAGCCCAAATTCTTAAATCCAATTCAAAACTTCCATTAGTAATTAAAGTTTAATGTTACTCTCCATTCTTAAACATTGGTATGGATCTGTCTAACTACTCATAAATTAAAGACATGATCAGATCCTTTATTTTTGTAAGCTCTTCCTACCTCTACCTGGCAGTTACAAGTATTAAAAAGACCTGGCTGTACTGCTGTAGGCTGATCTAAATGTAATGTCTTCAAAATGTTTTAAAACCAAATAATGTAACTAAATACCCGCAGTAACCATCTGGGTTTAATATATGAAATACTAGTTCCTAGCAACATAAAGCAAAAAAAGCAAAATGTAAAAAGTCACTATCAAAGATAAAAGAGCAAAGCAAAGGAAGAAAAGAGTAACATAAAGCAATAAACCCAAGGAAAATGGTGACATAATGAAAACTGTCACATAATGTCACGCGGAGAAGCTGGTAATCAAAATGCAAAATGGAGTGATTGACATATtgagtgtttatgcatatatagcaGTGATGTTTTTGTTCATGATCCACCAGGTTGGTGATTTTGGGATGTCATATACAGAGCTAAGATGACACATGATCAAGGGAGTTGTTGTGAGCAAATACTGTGGTTTTTATCGAAGcctttaagaaaaagaaattgactatcCATACCCTTCTAAACTATCACTGATAAGACAAATACCTGAATAATTCTTATCCTACGGAAAAGGGAATTATTTGACAAAGTGATATACATTCACCTCTGCTTATGTactgttggacacaggaatttctggtataCCTCACTCAGAGgaagtacacccagccacacccttactgcatggcaAGTTTCTttgtttagccccacccaccacctctcccATCTCTCCATACACAGGCTGTTTAGTTACTCGATAGGAAATAAGCGTGTGACAGGGACTCCCGTGTGAAACTGTACCTATCATGTTCAGactgatttaaagaaaaaatcttcCCGAGTGGAATTTTATCTTCGTAAATTCTATGTTTCTTTTTCAGGTTGGAGGAGAACGTTTTGAAGCCCCTGAAGCCCTGTTCCAGccacatttgatcaatgtagaagGTCAAGGAATAGCTGAGCTGTTATTTGACACCATTCAGCGATGCGATATTGATATCAGACCTGAATTATATAAGCATATTGTATTGTCTGGTGGTTCAACCATGTACCCGGGATTACCCTCTCGTTTGGAAAGAGAACTTAAACAATTGTACCTGGAGAGAGTATTGAAGGTATGTAGATAATTGCAGGTaattaagattttatattttgttattgtgtTAAATGAAAAAGCTGTTTTTGTAGCATTCTAGTGTATTTTGAAAGTCAAAAAAATATATGTTCATGCAAACCCCTTACTTTACATTATGATATTGCATCTAACTCAATTCTAAATTTGctccagaaaaaagaaaaaaaaatcttcctggCTTACCTTACATATGGGTTTTATGGTGCCAGTGGTGGCAAATATTCATTGCATTCtggactcttaaaaaaaaaaaggggggggggttggaggatgTCACACTTGTAAAGTTGGGATTTCATTGGAAAAAATTATAAGTCTAAGAAACTGCTTTATTACAAGCTCAATGCtctacaataacatatatatatatatatatatatatatatatatatatatatatatatatatatatatatatatatatatatatatatatatatatatagctaatgaaggtttttaaaaaggaaaaacaaacctATTTGCTGTGTGTTTCCCAAGAATTTTCTTGCAAAGGATAGAACAGGAAATCCAG
This genomic window contains:
- the Arp2 gene encoding actin-related protein 2 isoform X1, with the protein product MDSKGRKIVVCDNGTGFVKVGYAGCNFPAHIFPSMVGRPIIRATNKIGDIEVKRMMREFVGEWAHFPDLMVGDEASKLRSMLEVTYPMENGIVKNWDDMCHVWDYTFGPEKMGIDPRNCKIMLTEPPMNPTKNREKMLEVMFEKYGFAGAFVAIQAVLTLYAQGLQSGVVVDSGDGVTHICPVYEGFTLPQIRRLDIAGRDITVYLIKLLLLRGYAFNHSADFETVRMMKEKLCYVGYNIEQEQKLATETTVLVENYQLPDGRIIKVGGERFEAPEALFQPHLINVEGQGIAELLFDTIQRCDIDIRPELYKHIVLSGGSTMYPGLPSRLERELKQLYLERVLKGDAERLSKLKIRIEDPPRRKDMVFIGGAVLADVMKDRDNFWISREEYQEKGVQAALEKLMPGGAS
- the Arp2 gene encoding actin-related protein 2 isoform X2; translation: MDSKGRKIVVCDNGTGFVKVGYAGCNFPAHIFPSMVGRPIIRATNKIGDIEVKDLMVGDEASKLRSMLEVTYPMENGIVKNWDDMCHVWDYTFGPEKMGIDPRNCKIMLTEPPMNPTKNREKMLEVMFEKYGFAGAFVAIQAVLTLYAQGLQSGVVVDSGDGVTHICPVYEGFTLPQIRRLDIAGRDITVYLIKLLLLRGYAFNHSADFETVRMMKEKLCYVGYNIEQEQKLATETTVLVENYQLPDGRIIKVGGERFEAPEALFQPHLINVEGQGIAELLFDTIQRCDIDIRPELYKHIVLSGGSTMYPGLPSRLERELKQLYLERVLKGDAERLSKLKIRIEDPPRRKDMVFIGGAVLADVMKDRDNFWISREEYQEKGVQAALEKLMPGGAS